A window from Pseudomonas moraviensis encodes these proteins:
- the pta gene encoding phosphate acetyltransferase: protein MQTFFIAPTDFGVGLTSISLGLVRTLERAGLKVGFFKPIAQPHPGDTGPERSTELVARTHGLKPPQPLGLAHVERMLGDGQLDELLEEIIALYQQAAVGKDVLVVEGMVPTRSASYAARVNLHLAKSLDAEVILVSAPENEVLAELSGRVELQAQLFGGPKDPKVLGVILNKVKTDESMDAFATRLKEHSPLLRSGDFRLLGCIPFQPELNAPRTRDVADLMGAQVLNAGDYESRRMSKIIICARTMRNTVELLKPGVLVVTPGDRDDIILAVSLAAINGVPLAGLLLTSDTLPDPRIMDLCRGALQAGLPVLSVSTGSYDTANLLNGLNKEIPIDDRERAEIITDFVASHLDASWLHQRCGTPREMRLSPAVFRYQLIQRAQAANKRIVLPEGSEPFTVQAAAICQERGIARCVLLAKPEDVEAVARAQGIVLPPGLEILDPDHIRERYVEPMVALRKSKSLNAPMAEQQLEDTVVIGTMMLALDEVDGLVSGVINTTANTIRPALQLIKTAPGCTLVSSVFFMLFPEEVLVYGDCVMNPHPSAAELAEIALQSADSAAAFGIIPRVAMISYSSGESARGEEVEKVREATLLAHEQQNSLLIDGPLQYDAAANADVARQLAPNSQVAGRATVFVFPDLNTGNTTHKAVQRSADCVSLGPMLQGLRKPVNDLPRGAQVDDIVYTIALTAIQAANRPMDV, encoded by the coding sequence ATGCAAACTTTTTTTATCGCACCCACCGATTTTGGCGTGGGTCTGACCTCCATCAGCCTCGGGCTGGTGCGCACGCTTGAACGCGCCGGCCTGAAAGTCGGTTTCTTCAAACCGATCGCCCAGCCGCACCCGGGCGACACCGGCCCTGAGCGTTCCACCGAACTGGTGGCACGCACCCACGGTTTGAAACCGCCGCAACCGTTGGGCCTGGCGCATGTCGAGCGCATGCTCGGTGACGGTCAGCTCGACGAGTTGCTCGAAGAAATCATCGCCCTGTATCAGCAAGCGGCAGTCGGCAAGGATGTGCTGGTGGTCGAAGGCATGGTGCCGACTCGCAGCGCCAGTTACGCCGCGCGGGTCAATCTGCACCTGGCCAAGAGCCTGGATGCCGAGGTGATTCTGGTCTCGGCGCCGGAAAACGAAGTGCTCGCCGAGCTCTCTGGTCGGGTCGAGCTTCAAGCGCAATTGTTCGGCGGCCCGAAAGATCCGAAAGTTCTCGGCGTGATCCTCAACAAGGTCAAGACCGATGAGAGCATGGACGCCTTCGCTACGCGTCTGAAAGAGCATTCGCCGTTGCTGCGCAGCGGTGACTTCCGCCTGCTCGGCTGCATCCCGTTCCAGCCGGAACTCAACGCGCCGCGCACCCGCGACGTCGCCGACCTGATGGGCGCGCAGGTGCTCAATGCCGGCGACTACGAAAGCCGGCGCATGAGCAAAATCATCATTTGCGCACGAACCATGCGCAACACCGTCGAGCTGCTCAAGCCCGGCGTGCTGGTGGTGACGCCGGGTGATCGCGACGACATCATCCTCGCTGTCAGCCTCGCAGCCATCAACGGTGTGCCGCTGGCCGGCCTGCTGCTGACCAGCGACACCCTGCCCGACCCACGCATCATGGACCTGTGCCGGGGCGCGTTGCAGGCCGGTTTGCCGGTGTTGTCGGTGAGCACCGGCTCGTACGACACCGCCAACCTGCTCAATGGCCTGAACAAGGAAATCCCGATCGATGACCGCGAGCGCGCGGAGATCATCACCGATTTCGTCGCCAGCCACCTCGACGCCAGTTGGCTACACCAGCGCTGCGGCACGCCACGGGAAATGCGCCTGTCGCCAGCGGTGTTCCGCTATCAATTGATCCAGCGTGCGCAGGCGGCGAACAAGCGCATCGTTCTGCCTGAAGGCAGCGAGCCGTTCACCGTGCAAGCGGCGGCGATCTGCCAGGAACGCGGGATCGCCCGCTGCGTGCTGTTGGCCAAACCCGAAGACGTCGAAGCGGTCGCCCGCGCCCAAGGCATCGTGCTGCCGCCGGGTCTGGAAATTCTCGACCCGGACCACATCCGCGAACGCTACGTCGAACCGATGGTCGCTCTGCGCAAGAGCAAAAGCCTCAACGCACCGATGGCCGAGCAGCAACTGGAAGACACCGTGGTGATCGGCACCATGATGCTTGCGCTGGATGAGGTCGACGGGCTGGTGTCCGGGGTGATCAACACCACCGCCAACACCATCCGCCCGGCCCTGCAACTGATCAAGACCGCGCCGGGCTGTACGCTGGTGTCTTCAGTGTTCTTCATGCTCTTCCCGGAAGAAGTGCTGGTCTACGGCGACTGCGTGATGAACCCGCACCCGAGCGCTGCCGAACTGGCGGAGATCGCCCTGCAAAGCGCGGATTCAGCAGCGGCATTCGGCATCATCCCACGGGTGGCGATGATCAGTTATTCCAGCGGCGAATCGGCACGCGGTGAAGAGGTCGAGAAAGTCCGCGAGGCGACCCTGCTCGCCCATGAGCAACAAAACTCACTGTTGATCGACGGCCCGCTGCAATACGACGCTGCGGCCAACGCCGACGTCGCCCGGCAACTGGCGCCGAACAGTCAGGTCGCCGGACGCGCCACGGTGTTCGTGTTCCCCGATCTCAACACCGGCAACACCACGCACAAAGCCGTACAACGCAGCGCCGATTGCGTCAGCCTCGGGCCGATGCTGCAAGGCCTGCGCAAACCGGTGAACGACTTGCCGCGCGGCGCGCAAGTCGATGACATCGTCTACACCATCGCACTCACCGCGATTCAAGCCGCCAACCGACCTATGGATGTGTAA
- a CDS encoding glutathione peroxidase has product MSAFHDLKLTALDGQELPLAPFKGQVVLVVNVASKCGLTPQYAALENLYQQYKGKGFTVLGLPCNQFAGQEPGSEKEIQEFCSLNYGVTFPLSSKLEVNGHERHQLYRLLAGEGAEFPGDITWNFEKFLLGKDGRVLARFSPRTAPDDPTIVHAIEKALS; this is encoded by the coding sequence ATGAGTGCTTTTCACGACCTGAAGTTGACAGCCCTGGATGGTCAGGAGCTACCGCTGGCGCCGTTCAAGGGCCAAGTGGTGCTGGTGGTCAACGTGGCCTCCAAGTGCGGCTTGACCCCCCAGTACGCAGCACTGGAAAACCTCTATCAGCAATACAAAGGCAAAGGTTTTACCGTGCTGGGCCTGCCGTGCAATCAGTTTGCCGGTCAGGAGCCGGGCTCTGAGAAAGAAATCCAGGAGTTCTGCAGCCTCAACTATGGCGTGACGTTTCCGTTGTCGAGCAAGCTCGAAGTCAACGGCCACGAGCGGCATCAGTTGTATCGCCTGCTGGCGGGTGAGGGCGCCGAGTTTCCCGGTGACATCACCTGGAATTTCGAGAAATTCCTGCTCGGCAAGGACGGCCGGGTGCTGGCGCGGTTTTCGCCGCGAACGGCGCCGGATGATCCGACGATCGTGCATGCGATTGAAAAAGCGCTGAGCTGA
- a CDS encoding acyltransferase yields MLDFLPAPVRGVIASLLLALNTILLCSFLFCVALVKALPFAVTQRIAGWLMSHTHEAWISNNKGWMNLVRRTRWHLSGLQGLDYQHSYLITSNHQSWVDILVLQYVLNRKIQPLKFFLKQELIWVPVIGLAWWALGFPFMKRYSKAYLEKHPEKKGKDLETTRKTCAKFRHNPVGIFNFVEGTRFTEGKHAQQQSPFKYLLKPKAGGIAFVLDAMGEQLESIVNVTIHYPAGRPGFWDLLCGNVRDVVVHFEEIKIPPAFIGKNYDQDGEYRLQFQGWINQLWLDKDALLEQMHREYPPKH; encoded by the coding sequence ATGCTGGATTTTCTACCCGCACCCGTGCGCGGCGTGATCGCCTCGCTGCTGTTGGCGCTCAACACGATTCTGCTCTGCTCGTTCCTGTTCTGCGTGGCGCTGGTCAAGGCCCTGCCGTTTGCCGTTACCCAGCGCATTGCCGGTTGGCTGATGAGCCACACCCACGAGGCGTGGATCAGCAACAACAAGGGCTGGATGAACCTGGTACGGCGCACCCGCTGGCACCTCAGCGGCCTGCAGGGTCTCGACTATCAGCACTCGTACCTGATCACCAGCAACCACCAGAGCTGGGTGGATATTCTGGTCCTGCAATACGTGCTCAACCGCAAGATTCAGCCGCTGAAGTTTTTCCTCAAGCAGGAGCTGATCTGGGTGCCGGTGATCGGTCTGGCCTGGTGGGCGCTGGGCTTTCCGTTCATGAAGCGTTACTCCAAGGCGTATCTGGAAAAGCATCCGGAGAAGAAAGGCAAGGACCTGGAGACCACGCGCAAGACCTGCGCAAAATTCCGGCATAACCCGGTGGGGATTTTCAACTTCGTCGAAGGCACACGCTTTACCGAAGGCAAGCATGCGCAACAGCAGTCGCCGTTCAAGTATTTGCTCAAGCCCAAGGCTGGCGGGATCGCCTTTGTGCTCGATGCGATGGGCGAACAGCTGGAGTCGATCGTCAATGTGACGATTCATTACCCGGCCGGACGACCGGGGTTCTGGGATTTGCTCTGCGGCAACGTGCGCGATGTGGTGGTGCATTTTGAAGAAATCAAAATCCCGCCGGCCTTCATCGGCAAGAACTACGACCAGGACGGCGAGTACCGTTTGCAGTTTCAGGGCTGGATCAATCAGCTGTGGCTGGACAAGGATGCGCTGCTGGAGCAGATGCACCGCGAGTATCCGCCCAAACACTGA
- the cysD gene encoding sulfate adenylyltransferase subunit CysD — MVDKLTHLKQLEAESIHIIREVAAEFDNPVMLYSIGKDSAVMLHLARKAFFPGKLPFPVMHVDTRWKFQEMYKFRDKMVEELGLDLITHINPDGVAQNINPFTHGSAKHTDIMKTEGLKQALDKHGFDAAFGGARRDEEKSRAKERVYSFRDSKHRWDPKNQRPELWNVYNGKVNKGESIRVFPLSNWTELDIWQYIYLEGIPIVPLYFAAEREVIEKNGTLIMIDDERILEHLSDEDKARIVKKKVRFRTLGCYPLTGAVESEAESLTDIIQEMLLTRTSERQGRVIDHDGAGSMEDKKRQGYF, encoded by the coding sequence ATGGTCGACAAACTGACGCATCTGAAACAGCTGGAGGCGGAAAGCATCCACATCATCCGCGAGGTGGCCGCCGAGTTCGATAACCCGGTGATGCTGTACTCCATCGGTAAAGACTCCGCCGTGATGCTGCACCTGGCACGCAAGGCGTTCTTCCCGGGCAAACTGCCGTTTCCGGTGATGCACGTCGACACCCGCTGGAAATTCCAGGAGATGTACAAGTTCCGCGACAAGATGGTCGAAGAACTGGGCCTGGACCTGATCACCCACATCAACCCCGATGGCGTGGCGCAGAACATCAACCCGTTCACCCACGGCAGCGCCAAGCACACCGACATCATGAAAACCGAAGGCCTGAAGCAGGCACTCGACAAGCATGGTTTCGACGCAGCCTTCGGCGGTGCCCGTCGCGATGAAGAGAAGTCCCGCGCTAAAGAGCGCGTGTACTCGTTCCGCGACAGCAAGCACCGCTGGGACCCGAAAAACCAGCGTCCCGAACTGTGGAACGTCTACAACGGCAAGGTCAACAAGGGCGAATCCATCCGTGTATTCCCGTTGTCGAACTGGACCGAGCTGGACATCTGGCAGTACATCTACCTCGAAGGCATCCCGATCGTGCCGCTGTATTTTGCCGCCGAACGCGAAGTGATCGAGAAGAACGGCACGCTGATCATGATCGACGACGAGCGCATCCTTGAACACCTGTCCGACGAAGACAAAGCGCGCATCGTGAAAAAGAAAGTGCGGTTCCGCACCCTGGGCTGCTACCCGTTGACGGGCGCGGTGGAGTCCGAGGCCGAAAGCCTCACGGACATCATTCAGGAAATGCTCCTGACGCGAACTTCCGAGCGCCAGGGCCGGGTCATCGACCACGATGGCGCAGGCTCGATGGAAGACAAAAAACGTCAGGGTTATTTCTAA
- a CDS encoding NADH:flavin oxidoreductase, producing the protein MPVQSLFKPFHLGALELPTRVVMAPMTRSFSPGGVPNSKVIEYYRRRAAAGVGLIITEGTTVGHIASNGYPNVPQFFGDAPLAGWKKVVDAVHAEGGKIVPQLWHVGSVRRLGTEPDASVPGYGPSEKLKDGQVVVHGMTKQDIQDVIAAFAQAAKDAQSIGMDGVEIHGAHGYLVDQFFWEGSNQRTDEYGGSLANRSRFAIELIQAVRAAVGEGFPIIFRFSQWKQQDYTARLVQTPEALGEFLKPLSDAGVDIFHCSTRRFWEPEFDGSDLNLAGWTRKLTGKPTITVGSVGLDGEFLQFMVNTDKVAQPASLENLLERLNKEEFDLVAVGRALLVDPDWAQKVREGREQDILPFSREALMTLV; encoded by the coding sequence ATGCCTGTTCAGTCCCTGTTCAAACCATTCCACCTCGGTGCCCTCGAACTGCCGACCCGCGTGGTCATGGCGCCAATGACCCGCTCGTTCTCGCCGGGCGGCGTGCCCAATTCCAAGGTCATCGAGTACTACCGTCGGCGCGCGGCGGCTGGCGTCGGTTTGATCATCACCGAAGGCACGACGGTGGGCCACATCGCTTCCAACGGCTATCCGAATGTTCCGCAATTCTTCGGTGACGCGCCGCTGGCCGGCTGGAAAAAAGTCGTCGACGCCGTACACGCCGAGGGCGGCAAGATCGTCCCGCAACTGTGGCATGTCGGCAGCGTACGCCGCCTCGGCACCGAGCCGGACGCCAGCGTGCCGGGCTACGGCCCGTCGGAAAAACTCAAGGACGGTCAGGTCGTGGTTCACGGCATGACCAAACAGGACATCCAGGACGTGATCGCTGCGTTTGCCCAGGCTGCCAAAGATGCGCAGAGCATCGGCATGGACGGCGTGGAAATCCACGGCGCCCACGGCTATCTGGTCGATCAGTTCTTCTGGGAAGGCAGCAACCAGCGCACCGACGAATACGGTGGCAGCCTGGCCAACCGCTCGCGCTTTGCCATCGAATTGATTCAAGCCGTGCGCGCGGCCGTCGGTGAAGGCTTCCCGATCATCTTCCGCTTCTCGCAATGGAAACAGCAGGATTACACCGCGCGTCTGGTGCAGACCCCCGAAGCGCTTGGCGAATTTCTCAAGCCGCTGTCCGACGCCGGCGTAGACATTTTCCACTGCTCGACCCGACGTTTCTGGGAACCGGAGTTCGACGGATCCGATCTGAACCTGGCCGGCTGGACGCGCAAGTTGACCGGCAAGCCGACCATCACCGTCGGCAGCGTGGGGCTGGACGGCGAGTTCCTGCAGTTCATGGTCAACACCGACAAGGTCGCGCAACCGGCCAGTCTGGAAAACCTGCTGGAGCGTCTGAACAAAGAGGAGTTCGATCTGGTGGCGGTAGGCCGTGCGCTGCTGGTCGATCCGGACTGGGCGCAGAAAGTTCGTGAAGGGCGCGAGCAGGATATCCTGCCGTTCAGCCGAGAGGCGTTGATGACCTTGGTCTAA
- the cysN gene encoding sulfate adenylyltransferase subunit CysN: protein MSHASDLISEDILAYLGQHERKELLRFLTCGNVDDGKSTLIGRLLHDSKMIYEDHLEAITRDSKKSGTTGDDIDLALLVDGLQAEREQGITIDVAYRYFSTAKRKFIIADTPGHEQYTRNMATGASTCDLAIILVDARYGVQTQTRRHSFIASLLGIKHIVVAINKMDLKDFDEGVFESIKADYLKFAEGLKMKPTSMHFVPMSALKGDNVVNKSERSPWYTGQSLMEILETVEVAGDRNFTDLRFPVQYVNRPNLNFRGFAGTLASGIVHKGDEVVVLPSGKSSRVKSIVTFEGELEHAGPGQAVTLTMEDEIDISRGDLLVHADNVPPVTDSFEAMLVWMAEEPMLPGKKYDIKRATSYVPGSIASIVNKVDVNTLEEGPASALQLNEIGKVKIALDAPIALDGYESNRTTGAFIVIDRLTNGTVGAGMIVAQPVAHGTATHHGKLAHVATEERAQRFGQQPATVLFSGLSGAGKSTLAYAVERKLFDMGRAVFVLDGQNLRHDLNKGLPQDRAGRTENWRRAAHVARQFNEAGLLTLAAFVAPSAEGREQAKELIGKDRLLTVYVQASPTVCAERDPQGLYAAGGDNIPGESFPYDVPLNADLVIDTQSLSLEESVKQVLELLRQRGAI from the coding sequence ATGTCGCACGCATCTGATTTGATCAGCGAGGACATCCTCGCCTACCTGGGCCAGCACGAACGTAAAGAGCTGCTGCGCTTTTTGACCTGCGGTAACGTCGACGACGGCAAGAGCACCCTGATCGGGCGCCTGCTGCACGACTCGAAGATGATCTACGAGGATCACCTCGAAGCGATCACCCGCGATTCGAAAAAATCCGGGACTACCGGTGACGACATCGACCTGGCGTTGCTGGTCGACGGTCTGCAGGCCGAGCGTGAGCAAGGCATCACCATTGATGTGGCCTACCGCTATTTCTCTACCGCCAAGCGCAAATTCATCATCGCCGACACCCCCGGCCATGAGCAGTACACCCGCAACATGGCCACCGGTGCATCCACCTGTGACCTGGCGATCATTCTGGTCGATGCCCGTTACGGCGTGCAGACCCAGACCCGTCGCCACAGCTTCATCGCTTCGTTGCTGGGCATCAAACACATCGTCGTCGCCATCAACAAGATGGACCTGAAGGACTTCGATGAAGGCGTGTTCGAGTCGATCAAGGCCGATTACCTGAAGTTCGCCGAAGGCTTGAAGATGAAGCCGACCAGCATGCACTTCGTGCCGATGTCTGCCCTCAAGGGCGACAACGTGGTGAACAAGTCCGAGCGCTCGCCGTGGTACACCGGCCAGTCGCTGATGGAAATTCTCGAGACCGTGGAAGTGGCGGGCGATCGCAATTTCACCGACCTGCGTTTCCCGGTGCAGTACGTCAACCGTCCGAACCTGAACTTCCGTGGTTTCGCCGGCACTCTGGCCAGCGGCATCGTGCACAAGGGCGACGAAGTCGTGGTGCTGCCGTCCGGCAAGAGCAGCCGGGTGAAGTCCATCGTCACGTTCGAAGGTGAGCTGGAACACGCAGGTCCCGGTCAGGCGGTGACGCTGACCATGGAAGACGAAATCGACATCTCCCGTGGCGACCTGCTGGTGCATGCCGACAACGTGCCGCCGGTCACCGACAGCTTCGAAGCGATGCTGGTGTGGATGGCTGAAGAGCCGATGCTGCCGGGCAAGAAATACGACATCAAACGCGCCACCAGTTACGTGCCGGGCTCGATTGCCAGCATCGTCAACAAGGTCGACGTCAACACTTTGGAAGAAGGCCCGGCGAGCGCGTTGCAGCTCAACGAAATCGGCAAGGTGAAGATCGCACTCGATGCACCGATCGCCCTCGACGGTTACGAAAGCAACCGCACCACCGGCGCATTCATTGTCATCGATCGCCTGACCAACGGCACCGTTGGCGCCGGCATGATCGTCGCTCAGCCAGTGGCTCATGGCACCGCCACGCACCACGGCAAACTGGCTCACGTGGCAACTGAAGAACGTGCCCAGCGTTTCGGCCAGCAACCGGCCACCGTGCTGTTCAGCGGCCTGTCCGGTGCGGGTAAAAGCACCCTGGCGTATGCGGTCGAGCGCAAGCTGTTCGACATGGGCCGTGCGGTGTTTGTACTGGATGGCCAGAACCTGCGTCACGATCTGAACAAAGGTCTGCCACAGGATCGCGCCGGTCGCACCGAGAACTGGCGTCGTGCTGCACACGTGGCGCGTCAGTTCAACGAAGCGGGCCTGCTGACATTGGCCGCCTTCGTTGCGCCGAGCGCCGAAGGTCGCGAGCAGGCCAAGGAACTGATCGGCAAGGATCGCTTGCTGACGGTTTACGTGCAGGCCTCGCCAACCGTATGCGCCGAACGTGATCCGCAAGGTCTGTATGCCGCTGGCGGCGACAATATCCCTGGCGAATCCTTCCCCTACGACGTGCCGCTCAACGCCGACCTGGTGATCGATACGCAGTCGCTGAGTCTGGAAGAAAGCGTCAAGCAAGTGCTGGAGCTGTTGCGTCAGCGTGGCGCCATATAA
- a CDS encoding Nif3-like dinuclear metal center hexameric protein, with product MAVALSTLVEEADRYLTSAKIADYCPNGLQVEGRPQVMRIVSGVTASQALLDAAVEAEADLILVHHGYFWKGENPCVTGMKQRRLKTLLKHDISLLAYHLPLDLHPDVGNNVQLARQLDITVEGPLDPSNPKVVGLVGSLNEPMTARDFARKVQEVMGREPLLIEGSGMIRRVGWCTGGGQGYIDQGVAAGVDLFISGEASEQTFHSARENDISFIAAGHHATERYGVQALGDYLAKRFALEHIFIDIPNPI from the coding sequence ATGGCCGTTGCCCTCAGCACCCTCGTCGAAGAAGCCGACCGTTACCTGACCAGTGCGAAAATTGCCGACTATTGCCCCAATGGATTGCAGGTCGAAGGCCGCCCGCAGGTGATGCGCATCGTCAGTGGCGTCACCGCCAGCCAGGCTTTACTGGACGCCGCCGTCGAAGCCGAGGCCGATCTGATCCTGGTCCACCACGGTTATTTCTGGAAAGGCGAAAACCCCTGCGTCACCGGCATGAAACAGCGCCGCTTGAAGACCTTGCTCAAGCACGACATCAGTCTGCTGGCGTATCACCTGCCGCTGGATCTGCACCCGGACGTCGGCAACAACGTGCAACTGGCGCGTCAGCTCGACATCACTGTCGAAGGGCCGTTGGACCCGAGCAACCCGAAAGTCGTGGGTCTGGTCGGTTCGCTGAATGAGCCGATGACTGCCCGGGATTTCGCGCGCAAGGTGCAGGAAGTCATGGGCCGCGAGCCACTGCTGATCGAAGGCAGCGGTATGATCCGCCGCGTCGGCTGGTGCACCGGTGGCGGCCAGGGTTATATCGATCAGGGCGTGGCGGCGGGGGTCGACCTGTTCATCAGTGGCGAGGCCTCCGAGCAGACGTTTCACAGCGCGCGGGAAAACGACATCAGCTTCATCGCCGCCGGCCATCACGCCACCGAACGCTATGGCGTGCAGGCGCTGGGCGATTATCTGGCGAAGCGCTTTGCCCTTGAGCACATCTTCATCGACATCCCGAACCCTATCTGA
- a CDS encoding FKBP-type peptidyl-prolyl cis-trans isomerase — protein sequence MLIAANKAVSIDYTLTNDAGEVIDSSAGGAPLVYLQGAGNIIPGLEKALEGKAVGDELKVAVEPEDAYGEYAAELVSTLSRSMFEGVDELEVGMQFHASAPDGQMQIVTIRDLDGDDVTVDGNHPLAGQRLNFEVKIVDIRDASQEEIAHGHVHGEGGHHH from the coding sequence ATGCTGATCGCCGCCAATAAGGCTGTCTCCATCGACTATACCCTGACCAACGACGCTGGTGAGGTCATCGACAGCTCCGCCGGCGGCGCTCCGCTGGTTTACCTGCAAGGCGCAGGCAACATCATCCCGGGCCTGGAAAAAGCCCTGGAAGGCAAAGCCGTCGGTGACGAGCTGAAAGTGGCCGTTGAGCCGGAAGACGCTTACGGCGAATACGCCGCCGAGCTGGTCAGCACCCTGAGCCGCAGCATGTTCGAAGGCGTTGACGAGCTGGAAGTCGGCATGCAGTTCCACGCTTCGGCGCCGGACGGCCAGATGCAGATCGTCACCATCCGTGATCTGGACGGCGACGACGTCACCGTTGATGGCAACCACCCTCTGGCCGGTCAGCGCCTGAACTTCGAAGTGAAGATCGTTGATATCCGTGACGCCAGCCAGGAAGAAATCGCTCATGGTCACGTCCATGGCGAAGGTGGCCATCACCACTGA
- a CDS encoding DUF3565 domain-containing protein: METALLAAISMGRDLLHKNIERPSLAKQSRESDHNPDKRVSTITGFHQDEDGHWVVELSCGHTQHLRHQPPWQTRAWVLDPAQRIEKTGQPFACGWCAQGSVSANLGD; this comes from the coding sequence ATGGAGACAGCCTTATTGGCGGCGATCAGCATGGGGCGAGACCTTTTGCATAAGAATATAGAAAGGCCAAGTTTAGCGAAGCAATCGCGTGAAAGCGACCACAACCCGGACAAACGGGTTTCGACCATCACCGGCTTCCATCAGGACGAAGACGGCCACTGGGTGGTCGAGCTTTCCTGTGGCCACACCCAGCACCTGCGCCACCAGCCGCCATGGCAAACCCGCGCCTGGGTCTTGGATCCGGCGCAACGTATTGAAAAAACAGGTCAACCCTTTGCCTGCGGTTGGTGTGCACAGGGCTCGGTTAGCGCTAACCTTGGCGACTGA
- the algW gene encoding Do family serine endopeptidase AlgW — MLKALRFFGWPLLAGVLIALLIIQRYPEWVGLPSLDVNLQQAPQTTIVQQGPVSYADAVGIAAPSVVNLYTTKVINKPAHPLFEDPQFRRFFGDNSPKQKRMESSLGSGVIMSPEGYILTNNHVTSGADQIVVALKDGRETLARVIGSDPETDLAVLKIDLKNLPAITVGRSDSIRIGDVALAIGNPFGVGQTVTMGIISATGRNQLGLNNYEDFIQTDAAINPGNSGGALVDANGNLTGINTAIFSKSGGSQGIGFAIPVKLAMEVMKSIIEHGQVIRGWLGIEVQPLTQELAESFGLSGRPGIVVAGIFRDGPAQKAGLQLGDVILSIDGEPAGDGRRSMNQVARIKPTDKVTIQVMRNGKELKLSAEIGLRPPPAPVKEKEE, encoded by the coding sequence ATGCTCAAGGCGCTGCGTTTTTTCGGCTGGCCACTGTTGGCCGGTGTGCTTATCGCTCTGTTGATTATTCAGCGTTACCCCGAGTGGGTCGGGCTACCGAGCCTCGACGTCAATCTGCAACAGGCGCCACAGACAACGATCGTGCAACAGGGGCCGGTGTCCTATGCGGATGCGGTAGGTATCGCCGCACCGTCGGTGGTTAACCTGTACACCACCAAGGTCATCAACAAACCGGCGCATCCGTTGTTCGAGGATCCGCAGTTCCGCCGCTTCTTCGGTGACAACTCGCCGAAACAGAAGCGCATGGAATCGAGCCTCGGTTCCGGCGTGATCATGAGCCCGGAGGGCTATATCCTCACCAACAACCACGTCACCAGCGGCGCCGACCAGATTGTCGTGGCGCTCAAGGATGGTCGCGAGACGCTGGCACGGGTGATTGGCAGCGACCCGGAAACCGACCTCGCGGTGTTGAAAATCGACCTGAAAAACCTCCCGGCGATCACCGTCGGCCGCTCCGACAGCATTCGCATCGGCGACGTCGCGCTGGCCATCGGCAACCCGTTCGGCGTCGGCCAGACCGTGACCATGGGCATCATCAGCGCCACCGGGCGTAATCAGTTGGGCCTGAACAATTACGAAGACTTCATCCAGACCGACGCGGCGATCAACCCGGGCAACTCCGGCGGTGCGCTGGTCGATGCCAATGGCAACCTCACTGGCATCAACACGGCGATCTTCTCCAAGTCCGGCGGCTCGCAAGGCATCGGATTTGCGATTCCGGTGAAACTGGCGATGGAAGTCATGAAGTCGATCATCGAGCACGGTCAGGTGATCCGTGGCTGGCTGGGCATCGAAGTGCAACCGCTGACCCAGGAACTGGCCGAGTCGTTTGGCTTGTCCGGACGTCCGGGAATTGTCGTCGCGGGGATTTTCCGTGACGGCCCGGCGCAGAAAGCCGGCCTGCAGCTGGGCGATGTGATTCTGAGTATCGATGGCGAACCGGCCGGCGATGGTCGCCGTTCGATGAACCAGGTGGCGCGAATCAAACCGACTGACAAGGTGACGATCCAGGTCATGCGCAACGGCAAGGAGCTGAAGCTGAGCGCTGAAATCGGCCTGCGTCCACCGCCGGCACCAGTGAAAGAAAAAGAAGAGTAG